In Mycteria americana isolate JAX WOST 10 ecotype Jacksonville Zoo and Gardens chromosome 3, USCA_MyAme_1.0, whole genome shotgun sequence, a single genomic region encodes these proteins:
- the TATDN3 gene encoding deoxyribonuclease TATDN3 isoform X2: MPARKRNPRPPLPFPSVLGTVMAVMAGSVDCHCHLAAPCFQTDVAAVVRAAEQAAVLALVVVSEQAGEFRSVVALSERFPGFVLPCLGVHPVQEVSPEEQRSVTLKDLDAALPLIELYKDKLVGIGEVGLDFTPRFASTDEQKEGQRQVLIKQIELARRLDLPLNVHSRSAGRPTINLLKEQGATKVLLHAFDGKPSVAMEGVKAGYFFSIPPSIIRSEQQKLVKLLPLESMCLETDSPALGPEKQVRNEPKNIYIAAEYIAKIKGIPVEEVIEVTTQNALKVFPKLRNFLRI, from the exons ATGCCGGCCCGGAAGCGGAACCCGCggcctcccctccctttcccctcagTCCTGGGCACGGTAATGGCGGTGATGGCGGGGTCGGTGGACTGCCACTGCCACCTCGCCGCGCCCTGCTTCCAGACG GACGTGGCGGCCGTGGTGCGGGCGGCGGAGCAG GCGGCGGTGTTGGCGCTGGTGGTGGTGTCGGAGCAGGCGGGGGAGTTCCGGAGCGTCGTGGCGCTGTCGGAGAG ATTCCCAGGGTTTGTTTTGCCGTGCCTGGGAGTTCACCCCGTTCAAGAGGTTTCGCCAGAGGAGCAGCGCAGTGTTACTTTGAAG GATCTGGATGCTGCATTGCCGCTTATAGAACTCTACAAAGATAAATTGGTGGGGATTGGAGAA GTTGGACTAGATTTCACTCCCAGATTTGCCAGCACGGATGAACAGAAGGAAGGACAAAGACAGGTTTTGATCAAGCAGATTGAGTTAGCAAGAAGACTGGATTTGCCTTT AAATGTTCATTCCCGCTCAGCTGGAAGACCAACCATTAATCTCTTAAAGGAACAAG gTGCTACAAAGGTGTTGCTCCATGCATTTGATGGGAAGCCATCTGTAGCAATGGAAGGGGTGAAAGCTGGATACTTCTTCTCCATTCCTCCTTCCATTATAAGGAGCGAACAG CAGAAGCTTGTGAAACTGTTACCTCTGGAAAGTATGTGCTTGGAAACTGACTCTCCTGCTCTGGGGCCTGAAAAACAG gtgaGAAATGAACCAAAAAATATTTACATCGCTGCAGAATATATTGCCAAAATTAAAGGAATTCCAGTTGAAGAAGTTATAGAAGTGACTACACAGAATGCACTGAAAGTATTCCCCAAACTTCGGAACTTTCTTCGGATATag
- the TATDN3 gene encoding deoxyribonuclease TATDN3 isoform X3, whose product MPARKRNPRPPLPFPSVLGTDVAAVVRAAEQAAVLALVVVSEQAGEFRSVVALSERFPGFVLPCLGVHPVQEVSPEEQRSVTLKDLDAALPLIELYKDKLVGIGEVGLDFTPRFASTDEQKEGQRQVLIKQIELARRLDLPLNVHSRSAGRPTINLLKEQGATKVLLHAFDGKPSVAMEGVKAGYFFSIPPSIIRSEQKQKLVKLLPLESMCLETDSPALGPEKQVRNEPKNIYIAAEYIAKIKGIPVEEVIEVTTQNALKVFPKLRNFLRI is encoded by the exons ATGCCGGCCCGGAAGCGGAACCCGCggcctcccctccctttcccctcagTCCTGGGCACG GACGTGGCGGCCGTGGTGCGGGCGGCGGAGCAG GCGGCGGTGTTGGCGCTGGTGGTGGTGTCGGAGCAGGCGGGGGAGTTCCGGAGCGTCGTGGCGCTGTCGGAGAG ATTCCCAGGGTTTGTTTTGCCGTGCCTGGGAGTTCACCCCGTTCAAGAGGTTTCGCCAGAGGAGCAGCGCAGTGTTACTTTGAAG GATCTGGATGCTGCATTGCCGCTTATAGAACTCTACAAAGATAAATTGGTGGGGATTGGAGAA GTTGGACTAGATTTCACTCCCAGATTTGCCAGCACGGATGAACAGAAGGAAGGACAAAGACAGGTTTTGATCAAGCAGATTGAGTTAGCAAGAAGACTGGATTTGCCTTT AAATGTTCATTCCCGCTCAGCTGGAAGACCAACCATTAATCTCTTAAAGGAACAAG gTGCTACAAAGGTGTTGCTCCATGCATTTGATGGGAAGCCATCTGTAGCAATGGAAGGGGTGAAAGCTGGATACTTCTTCTCCATTCCTCCTTCCATTATAAGGAGCGAACAG AAGCAGAAGCTTGTGAAACTGTTACCTCTGGAAAGTATGTGCTTGGAAACTGACTCTCCTGCTCTGGGGCCTGAAAAACAG gtgaGAAATGAACCAAAAAATATTTACATCGCTGCAGAATATATTGCCAAAATTAAAGGAATTCCAGTTGAAGAAGTTATAGAAGTGACTACACAGAATGCACTGAAAGTATTCCCCAAACTTCGGAACTTTCTTCGGATATag
- the NSL1 gene encoding kinetochore-associated protein NSL1 homolog produces MAAGPAPPLLPPLLPPGEVGAEPPLSPATAAARRDPRVRCCSRRSLGEVMGLCAPFVRALAQGQPGGPAAAGDALWNFETAVRENVTINGQPWEETSDDSELQSGSSIKILEDQFDELIVETTTKRKQWPKKILMHAIQTMKAEQEMLKLYQPFVTPEEIRSQPSQDAYIADLKQVTEMASKEISGAMKSLPALIERAEGFSQALTWQPTLELCKLRQEVFAGCKAKEENSVQNFVSPGEVTPTDADTSKNPYVLLKRKKPVDSPERRRYPLRRRKITLSA; encoded by the exons ATGGCGGCTGGCCCGGCGCCGCCGTTgttgccgccgctgctgccgcctgGGGAGGtgggcgcggagccgccgctcagcccggccaccgccgccgcccggcgggaCCCGCGGGTGCGGTGCTGCTCGCGGCGCAGCCTGGGCGAGGTGATGGGGCTCTGCGCGCCCTTCGTGCGGGCCCTGGCCCAGGGGCAGCCGGGCGGACCCGCCGCCGCGGGAGACGCGCTCTGG AACTTCGAAACAGCGGTGCGGGAGAACGTGACCATTAAtgggcagccctgggaggagaCTTCGGATGACTCCGAGCTGCAGAGTG GTTCCAGCATCAAAATTCTTGAAGATCAATTTGATGAACTAATAGTAGAGACAACAACAAAGCGTAAGCAGTGGCCTAAAAAGATACTGATGCATGCTATCCAAACCATGAAAGCAGAGCAAGAGATGTTG AAGCTCTACCAGCCTTTTGTAACGCCAGAAGAGATAAGATCACAGCCTTCTCAAG ATGCTTACATCGCAGATCTGAAGCAGGTGACAGAAATGGCATCCAAAGAGATCAGTGGAGCAATGAAG TCTCTCCCAGCGCTAATAGAAAGAGCAGAAGGTTTTTCCCAAGCGTTAACTTGGCAACCAACCTTGGAACTCTGCAAGCTGCGGCAAGAAGTCTTTGCTGGTTGTaaggcaaaggaggaaaacagtGTCCAAAATTTCGTATCGCCAGGAGAAGTCACGCCAACAGATGCTGATACCAGTAAAAATCCTTATgttttgctaaaaagaaaaaaacctgtagattCACCAGAAAGAAGACGCTACCCACTTCGACGGAGGAAGATTACTCTCAGCGCATGA
- the TATDN3 gene encoding deoxyribonuclease TATDN3 isoform X1 encodes MPARKRNPRPPLPFPSVLGTVMAVMAGSVDCHCHLAAPCFQTDVAAVVRAAEQAAVLALVVVSEQAGEFRSVVALSERFPGFVLPCLGVHPVQEVSPEEQRSVTLKDLDAALPLIELYKDKLVGIGEVGLDFTPRFASTDEQKEGQRQVLIKQIELARRLDLPLNVHSRSAGRPTINLLKEQGATKVLLHAFDGKPSVAMEGVKAGYFFSIPPSIIRSEQKQKLVKLLPLESMCLETDSPALGPEKQVRNEPKNIYIAAEYIAKIKGIPVEEVIEVTTQNALKVFPKLRNFLRI; translated from the exons ATGCCGGCCCGGAAGCGGAACCCGCggcctcccctccctttcccctcagTCCTGGGCACGGTAATGGCGGTGATGGCGGGGTCGGTGGACTGCCACTGCCACCTCGCCGCGCCCTGCTTCCAGACG GACGTGGCGGCCGTGGTGCGGGCGGCGGAGCAG GCGGCGGTGTTGGCGCTGGTGGTGGTGTCGGAGCAGGCGGGGGAGTTCCGGAGCGTCGTGGCGCTGTCGGAGAG ATTCCCAGGGTTTGTTTTGCCGTGCCTGGGAGTTCACCCCGTTCAAGAGGTTTCGCCAGAGGAGCAGCGCAGTGTTACTTTGAAG GATCTGGATGCTGCATTGCCGCTTATAGAACTCTACAAAGATAAATTGGTGGGGATTGGAGAA GTTGGACTAGATTTCACTCCCAGATTTGCCAGCACGGATGAACAGAAGGAAGGACAAAGACAGGTTTTGATCAAGCAGATTGAGTTAGCAAGAAGACTGGATTTGCCTTT AAATGTTCATTCCCGCTCAGCTGGAAGACCAACCATTAATCTCTTAAAGGAACAAG gTGCTACAAAGGTGTTGCTCCATGCATTTGATGGGAAGCCATCTGTAGCAATGGAAGGGGTGAAAGCTGGATACTTCTTCTCCATTCCTCCTTCCATTATAAGGAGCGAACAG AAGCAGAAGCTTGTGAAACTGTTACCTCTGGAAAGTATGTGCTTGGAAACTGACTCTCCTGCTCTGGGGCCTGAAAAACAG gtgaGAAATGAACCAAAAAATATTTACATCGCTGCAGAATATATTGCCAAAATTAAAGGAATTCCAGTTGAAGAAGTTATAGAAGTGACTACACAGAATGCACTGAAAGTATTCCCCAAACTTCGGAACTTTCTTCGGATATag
- the BATF3 gene encoding LOW QUALITY PROTEIN: basic leucine zipper transcriptional factor ATF-like 3 (The sequence of the model RefSeq protein was modified relative to this genomic sequence to represent the inferred CDS: deleted 2 bases in 1 codon), giving the protein MRAAERAGAGRPGGTPAAGRQLRPSAWGCLGLPGAGAAGRCVPCPAPPRPALPCPALPSPPLPPPAGRGSPAAPSAAPRGGSAAGGMSCAVPAAAEGSQQSHEEDDRKVRRREKNRVAAQRSRKKQTQKADKLHEEYESLEQENTSLKREIGKLTDEMKHLSQVLKDHEKVCPLLHCTMNFVTVPRPDALASCLPR; this is encoded by the exons atgcgggcggcggagcgggccggagcggggcggcccggcgggactcccgcggcggggcggcagctCCGCCCCAGCgcctggggctgcctggggctgccaggtgccggggcggcg gggcggtgcgtcccctgccctgccccgccccggcccgccctgccctgccctgccctgccctcccctccgctcccacCTCCCGCGGGCCGGGGGAGCCCAGCGGCGCCGAGCGCGGCGCCCCGGGGCGGCTCCGCAGCCGGCGGCATGTCGTGCGCCGTCCCGGCGGCGGCCGAGGGCAGCCAGCAG AGTCATGAAGAAGATGACAGGAAGgtaaggaggagagaaaaaaatcgaGTTGCTGCACAGAGGAGCCGGAAGAAGCAAACTCAGAAAGCAGATAAACTTCACGAG gaaTATGAGTCTCTTGAGCAAGAAAATACctctctgaaaagagaaatcGGAAAGCTAACAGATGAAATGAAACACTTGAGTCAAGTGTTGAAGGATCATGAAAAGGTCTGTCCACTATTGCACTGCACCATGAACTTTGTGACCGTACCAAGGCCCGATGCACTCGCCAGCTGCCTGCCAAGATGA
- the TATDN3 gene encoding deoxyribonuclease TATDN3 isoform X4: MGCLSFMPGPWQERAQEDVAAVVRAAEQAAVLALVVVSEQAGEFRSVVALSERFPGFVLPCLGVHPVQEVSPEEQRSVTLKDLDAALPLIELYKDKLVGIGEVGLDFTPRFASTDEQKEGQRQVLIKQIELARRLDLPLNVHSRSAGRPTINLLKEQGATKVLLHAFDGKPSVAMEGVKAGYFFSIPPSIIRSEQKQKLVKLLPLESMCLETDSPALGPEKQVRNEPKNIYIAAEYIAKIKGIPVEEVIEVTTQNALKVFPKLRNFLRI, translated from the exons ATGGGGTGCCTCAGCTTTATGCCGGGCCCCTGGCAGGAGCGGGCACAAGAG GACGTGGCGGCCGTGGTGCGGGCGGCGGAGCAG GCGGCGGTGTTGGCGCTGGTGGTGGTGTCGGAGCAGGCGGGGGAGTTCCGGAGCGTCGTGGCGCTGTCGGAGAG ATTCCCAGGGTTTGTTTTGCCGTGCCTGGGAGTTCACCCCGTTCAAGAGGTTTCGCCAGAGGAGCAGCGCAGTGTTACTTTGAAG GATCTGGATGCTGCATTGCCGCTTATAGAACTCTACAAAGATAAATTGGTGGGGATTGGAGAA GTTGGACTAGATTTCACTCCCAGATTTGCCAGCACGGATGAACAGAAGGAAGGACAAAGACAGGTTTTGATCAAGCAGATTGAGTTAGCAAGAAGACTGGATTTGCCTTT AAATGTTCATTCCCGCTCAGCTGGAAGACCAACCATTAATCTCTTAAAGGAACAAG gTGCTACAAAGGTGTTGCTCCATGCATTTGATGGGAAGCCATCTGTAGCAATGGAAGGGGTGAAAGCTGGATACTTCTTCTCCATTCCTCCTTCCATTATAAGGAGCGAACAG AAGCAGAAGCTTGTGAAACTGTTACCTCTGGAAAGTATGTGCTTGGAAACTGACTCTCCTGCTCTGGGGCCTGAAAAACAG gtgaGAAATGAACCAAAAAATATTTACATCGCTGCAGAATATATTGCCAAAATTAAAGGAATTCCAGTTGAAGAAGTTATAGAAGTGACTACACAGAATGCACTGAAAGTATTCCCCAAACTTCGGAACTTTCTTCGGATATag